A genomic region of Danio aesculapii chromosome 21, fDanAes4.1, whole genome shotgun sequence contains the following coding sequences:
- the rps14 gene encoding 40S ribosomal protein S14 → MAPRKGKEKKEEQVISLGPQVAEGENVFGVCHIFASFNDTFVHVTDLSGKETICRVTGGMKVKADRDESSPYAAMLAAQDVAQKCKELGITALHIKLRATGGNRTKTPGPGAQSALRALARSGMKIGRIEDVTPIPSDSTRRKGGRRGRRL, encoded by the exons ATGGCTCCTCGCAAGGGTAAGGAAAAGAAGGAAGAGCAGGTCATCAGTCTAGGACCTCAGGTTGCTGAGGGGGAGAATGTGTTTGGAGTTTGTCACATCTTCGCATCCTTCAACGACACCTTTGTGCACGTCACTGATCTGTCCGGCAA AGAAACGATCTGCCGTGTGACTGGTGGGATGAAGGTGAAGGCCGACAGAGACGAGTCTTCTCCTTATGCTGCTATGTTGGCGGCTCAGGATGTGGCTCAGAAGTGCAAAGAGCTGGGCATCACTGCTCTGCACATCAAGCTGAGGGCCACTGGCGGAAACAG AACTAAGACTCCTGGACCAGGGGCACAGTCTGCCCTCAGGGCTCTGGCTCGTTCTGGCATGAAGATCGGCCGTATAG AGGACGTCACCCCCATTCCATCAGACAGCACCCGCAGAAAGGGAGGTCGTCGTGGACGTCGTCTGTAA
- the cd74b gene encoding CD74 molecule, major histocompatibility complex, class II invariant chain b, which translates to MSSEGNETPLMSDQSSVNMGPQPRNKNQALKVAGVTLLAGILIAGQAFTAYMAYSHKEQLNTLERRGDRLHEISRKSAMQAPLKMHLPMTSLALKYEDDTKENKDSPPSTPKPEPKVLTQCQKEAAGEVKSLLPSFKPRCDENGDYLSQQCWEQTNFCWCVDKNGVQIPDTLQDGPAQCWALNSADIVNEPLLGKNGE; encoded by the exons ATGTCTAGCGAGGGAAACGAGACGCCACTTATGAGTGACCAATCTTCAGTCAACATGGGACCTCAGCCAAG AAATAAGAATCAGGCTCTGAAAGTGGCAGGAGTGACTCTGCTGGCTGGAATACTGATCGCAGGTCAGGCCTTCACCGCCTACATGGCCTACAGTCATAAAGAGCAGCTCAACACCCTGGAGAGACGAGGAGACCGCCTGCACGAGATCAGCCGTAAATCTG CCATGCAAGCCCCGCTGAAGATGCATCTCCCCATGACCTCTCTTGCTCTGAAGTATGAGGATGACACCAAAGAGAACAAG GATTCTCCTCCCTCAACTCCCAAACCAG AGCCTAAAGTTCTAACCCAGTGCCAGAAAGAGGCTGCTGGAGAGGTCAAGAGTCTCCTGCCATCCTTCAAGCCCAGGTGTGATGAGAATGGAGATTACCTGTCGCAGCAGTGCTGGGAACAGACTAACTTCTGCTGGTGTGTGGACAAGAACGGCGTTCAGATTCCTGACACTCTGCAGGATGGCCCCGCTCAGTGTTGGGCCCTCAATTCTG CGGACATAGTGAATGAGCCTCTGCTGGGGAAAAATGGCGAGTGA